From the genome of Poecilia reticulata strain Guanapo unplaced genomic scaffold, Guppy_female_1.0+MT scaffold_262, whole genome shotgun sequence:
CTGCTGCGCTCGTCCTGAGCGTCTCGCTAAAACCACAAGAGAGGTAAATATGAWtgtggaaaaaaggaaaagacaatcatgaacagaaacaaaatgcaaagcaaagacaaatttaaaaaaaagtaatttaaataacttATACATACAGTATAAGTTATGTATATGTATAAGttgtttaaattacttttttttttttacaaaacgtacttttttttgacaaaagtaCATTACACTCCttacacttctttttttaaggatcTGGATTAGTGACCTAGTGGCTTTGCCAATATAATATCTTAAYATTTCCAATTTTTCATTGCTTAGTAAAggaaaaattattataaaagtaACATGTATGTTTGCGTTTGTTCGCCAGGTGCTGGCTACCACATGGTGATTGTCAAAGATTCGCTTTGTAACGTATCAGAGATCACTCGCCTTGTTCACATGTATGTTCCCAATGCTACGATGGAGAGCAGCGCCGGAGCCGAGCTCTCTTACATCCTGCCTAAAGAAAGCACCAGCAGGTAAGTTATGCTGCCCCCAGGTCACTCATGCTAAAGCTCTTGTAATCACAGTGTGGGCGGCCTTCCAGGTATTACATTCACAAAACCCCAAATCAGCGACTTGAGTCATAATTATTCTGAACTGATTTATGAGGAGtacattttgtttcacaattaaaGYTGGAGTCATTTGGTGTGTTCACTGTCAGCTCAGATTTGTTTctcattacatttaaattgaacatcattacattttttatttttgtttccttttYACATACATTTTTGTACATTGGGTCAAGCAGTAGAagaatatattatttaataagAACTTTATTGTGGAAATTTGAGTGGTTTTAGGCCATCGCTTTTTCAACTTTGTTACACTTTGACCCCTGCATTGGCAGTTGAAAGTCAGCAGGTGATGTCCAGTGTAGCACATCTCTTTTGTGTGTTCACGCAGGTTTGAGCTGCTGTTTGCTGAGCTGGAAATGAACAAAGAGGAACTGGGTATTGCCAGCTATGGAGCCTCAGTAACCACCATGGAAGAAGTTTTCCTCAGGTTAGGACACAAGATCTTYCTTATTTTCATCCCTCACGGGGTTACGTTCTTCCATTCGTTTTGTGCAAAACTTGTRTAATAATTTCTGTTTAGCATCAAAAACCCTCAGGGAGGATTCCTGTTATCTTTATTTCGTCTTTATGTCGGTCGGTTACGTACCAAATCCTCATCCACACCTTTTATTTGTTGGAGCAATGTTTGTCTTCAGGTTCAAACTAAGCTGGAGCTGATGTTCACCTCCCTCCTTTGTTCATATAACTCCGGTTCCTGCTGCTCATTTGTCACGTCTTTCTGCTTCCTCATGGGTTTGATACTGTATCTGTGGCAACTAACGTGCAGTCGCTTCCTCTGTTGTGGACTCGGCTCTGCGTGCTGCTGGTACCGGATGCTTAATGATAACTTCGCTGCTCCCAAAGCCTCATTATTTACAAGTCCTGCTGAGAATCTGTTCATACcgaaaacatgaaatatgtgCCGAGACtagcttttatttgaaaaaccttaataaaagatttcatatttagttttaaaaatgcatctaaGTKCTTTTTGTTTACACTTTGTTGTCACTTGGCAGTGAGTAGAATGctataaactgaactgaacatgctgtttttacagcatgtgataataataatatcccCCCTACTTCTGGCTATCTGAACaaacaaatgagacaaaacaagaTCTGAAAGGGTTTATTGATTTCTAACTTCAAGGCTAGAAAGCCTGAAGTGTTCTCAGAAAAGATTAAAACTTTGCACAGTKGGAACAAGGTTTGTGTGTTCCWgcttttaaaagcaaaaatatgttgattatcTGTCATTCCAtagtttttctgtgaaacattGATGTGAGTGTCTCCAGCTGGACTGACCATCGTGCTGGTGACAGTGNNNNNNNNNNNNNNNNNNNNNNNNNNNNNNNNNNNNNNNNNNNNNNNNNNNNNNNNNNNNNNNNNNNNNNNNNNNNNNNNNNNNNNNNNNNNNNNNNNNNNNNNNNNNNNNNNNNNNNNNNNNNNNNNNNNNNNNNNNNNNNNNNNNNNNNNNNNNNNNNNNNNNNNNNNNNNNNNNNNNNNNNNNNNNNNNNNNNNNNNNNNNNNNNNNNNNNNNNNNNNNNNNNNNNNNNNNNNNNNNNNNNNNNNNNNNNNNNNNNNNNNNNNNNNNNNNNNNNNNNNNNNNNNNNNNNNNNNNNNNNNNNNNNNNNNNNNNNNNNNNNNNNNNNNNNNNNNNNNNNNNNNNNNNNNNNNNNNNNNNNNNNNNNNNNNNNNNNNNNNNNNNNNNNNNNNNNNNNNNNNNNNNNNNNNNNNNNNNNNNNNNNNNNNNNNNNNNNNNNNNNNNNNNNNNNNNNNNNNNNNNNNNNNNNNNNNNNNNNNNNNNNNNNNNNNNNNNNNNNNNNNNNNNNNNNNNNNNNNNNNNNNNNNNNNNNNNNNNNNNNNNNNNNNNNNNNNNNNNNNNNNNNNNNNNNNNNNNNNNNNNNNNNNNNNNNNNNNNNNNNNNNNNNNNNNNNNNNNNNNNNNNNNNNNNNNNNNNNNNNNNNNNNNNNNNNNNNNNNNNNNNNNNNNNNNNNNNNNNNNNNNNNNNNNNNNNNNNNNNNNNNNNNNNNNNNNNNNNNNNNNNNNNNNNNNNNNNNNNNNNNNNNNNNNNNNNNNNNNNNNNNNNNNNNNNNNNNNNNNNNNNNNNNNNNNNNNNNNNNNNNNNNNNNNNNNNNNNNNNNNNNNNNNNNNNNNNNNNNNNNNNNNNNNNNNNNNNNNNNNNNNNNNNNNNNNNNNNNNNNNNNNNNNNNNNNNNNNNNNNNNNNNNNNNNNNNNNNNNNNNNNNNNNNNNNNNNNNNNNNNNNNNNNNNNNNNNNNNNNNNNNNNNNNNNNNNNNNNNNNNNNNNNNNNNCCTTTGATCTTCACTGTTGTGGCCTTAGTGGTGGCACGCACCCTCCCCAACCACCAGGACGCCCCCATGCTGAGGCTGGCCCTCAGCCACTACGGTCCCACCAGGGTCCCCGTGGCCCTGCAGCCAGGCGCGGGttcgctttcttcttctttagcaGAAATGTATACGTCCCAACTCCTGGARCAACTGGGCGAGCTCAGAAACATCACAGGTGAGACAAAGATCTTTTGAAGGGGGGAAATCTTTCTTAAAAGTGGATCAAACCACCAAAAAGTGTCACACAAGAATCTCAAAGACTCTATGTGACTCAAAGCAGCAACAGTCAGTACATAATATGTAGGGTACACGAAGTACAGAGACTTGTGGACTTCAAAACTTTAGAAATTGCTGCAAATATGGTTAGGCTGGTGTAAAATGTCAGAACAGAGATCATCAACCAGACAAGTCGactaaattttacattttatataactGATCACAAAGTAGCGCATAATCACTCCAGGTCAGCCAGACTGGATTAATGTTCACAGAAAGCCCGTAAACATTCATGTTTAATTCTTGACTCTCAATTGGATTTATGTCTGAACTTTGAATGGGACATTCTCACACTTGAAATGACTTTGATGCTGCCACAacaatgtaaatgtatttttgaaaacttcaRACAACATGTAKAATTTATATTCACCTCTTTATATTGGACTTGCACAACAAATCCTAATGTAATACATTAAATACactttaaagcataaaaattgcaacaaaTCCAGTTGATCCAAGGGCAGCAGAGGTGTACTTAAAATRACTCAATACTGGCTAAACSTATATAGGACTTaacaatttaaaaccaaattgcATGAAGACATCAAATCACAATatgctttctgtctttttgacTGTTTAGATTTCACTAATTACGTCCTGACCAATGCGAAAGCAGAAGGCGGCGTCTTCAACGAGCGCTGCGTGGTGGGCGCTGCCTTCCTTGGCAGGAGCAGCCGCTATTCAGAAGCAACAGCCTACTTCAACAACCAGGGCTACCACACACCTGCCACGGCCCTCATGATGGTGGACAATGCTCTGTTCAAACTCCTAGCTGGGCCCAACGCGTCAATCCTGACAGGMAATTACCCCATGCCCAGAAACCTGTCTGAGACTGCGAGGAGCCAGCTCACAGAGTGAGTACAGGACAGGACGTCCCCGATTTAAAGAAACGGAAGCGTGAAAAAACCATGAATWacatttgctttttgttatttcCRTCCTCTGTAGTAGTAAGACCGGGTTTGCCATCGCCATCAACCTGATGTACGGCATGGCCTCGCTGTCTAGCACGTTCGCCCTGCTGCTCGTAACTGAGTCCGCTATCAAGTCGAAGCACGTCCAGCAGGTCAGCGGCGTCTACCTGTCCAACTTCTGGTTCTCTGCCCTGCTGTGGGACCTGGTCAACTTCCTGCTGCCGTGCCTCCTCATGCTGGTCAGTGGGAAATCCAACCTCAGTTCACAGAAGAGATACTCTGAGAGTAATTATCTGGCTGTGGTTTGGATTGTTTTGGCTGCCACAAGAAGAGAGTTTTGTGTGCTTTCGTGTTTCGCTCCAGGTTGTGTTCCAAGCGTTTGGAGTCGAGGCTTTTGTGGCGGACCACCACCTCATCGACGTCCTCCTGATTCTCCTCCTGTACGGCTGGGCCATCGTGCCTCTGATGTATCTgctcagcttcttcttctccaccGCTGCCACCGCCTACACACGCCTGACTATCTTCAACATGATCTCCGGCACGGCCACGTTTCTGACCGTTACCATCATGACCATCCCAGGTGAGAAATGggacacaaaagtaaaaaaaaaaaaaaaagcaggccGTTTTTGACTGAGAAATTTAGACTGAACCCTGAATGAttgcatttgtgtgtgaaaaGAACTATCATTAAATATAAAGTAAACTTAAACAAGCATTAACTGACAAAATCTACTACTGAACTTTGTaaagcattttctttccacctgTTTTGTGTTGATGCATCCCTTAAACTCCCAAAAAGATAAACTGAAATTAGTGGATTTattaagacaaaataaacagtttaaaaMGCATAAATACTTCAGGAAATAAGTACCCTGTAGTAAAACTGCACAAATTAACTTGCCTCTTCTTGTTTCTGTTACCAAATACAATAATCTTTATTATTGTGTGGGAAGGCATGGAGGGCTAATGTTCACACAGAGTTGGCGCTTGGTTAGTTAAAGTGGGATGTGTGAAGCTTCTTGTTGTGGAAAGGtaagaaactgcaggtgtgatTTCAACTGTATGCGGGAAGGTGTTTGTGAAAAATCCTTGAGATTGTCTTTGGGTAAATAGTTAAAAGCGGTGATTACGATCATGCAAAGACCAACAAAGTGTCCATCATTACTGYTTACAGTCATTCTTCCTTATTTCTCGCAGAGTTGAACCTGGTGCACCTGTCGCACTTATTGGATAAGGTGTTCCTGATCTTCCCCAACTACTGCCTGGGCATGTCATTCAGCCAGTTCTACCAGAACTATGAGTTCATAAAGTTTTGCACCTCCAGTGAAATCAGCGAAGTCATTTGCAAAGTCTTAAGTAAGTTCTACTTCAACAGagctgaagtaaaaaataaaaataaaaaaaaagtttgtgaaaatcaTGAATGTTGTGAATGAATGAGTGttgccatgtttttgtttttttttgcagatatcACATACCAGCCAAACTACTTCTCCATGTCAGAGCCTGGCGTGGGTCGCTTCCTGGTGTCCCTCTCGGTGCAGGGCGTCGTCTTCAACGCTCTGCTGTTTGTCATCGAGCTGCAGTGTGTCCGCACCRTCTGCAGGCTCTTCACCTCTCTGGGCAGAAAACGCAAACAGGTggaggcaacaaaaaaaaaatacctcagCTTGACCGTCCACTTGATTTAGAAACTGCACAAACCGCATTTTGTGCTTTGTGGAAATTCGAGCTCCTTTTTTCGAACTACGCAGTCTTGTTAAGAAAAAAGTAGCTTAAGCTGAAAAGTTATTCAACACCtttaatttaagattaaatatgttgtacattttttaatggaattgtgtgttgttttgtttttacttatcTAAGTAGTATTGgtattaaatgtgatttaagaTTTATTCTgacgtagaaaaaaaaaatactgtcatatttttatctaaCATATTTTCTTGGGCCTCAGGTGACTCTCTTGGACGACGCGGCATTCCTTCCAGAGGACCGGGATGTGGCTGAGGAGAGGAAGCGGGTCCTGGACTGCCAGCCGGTGGTGGAGTCCATGGTCGGCAGCCCTCTCATACTGCATGAGCTCAGTAAGGTGAGCTGCACAGTCGCCTCAGTGTAAACTTGCGTGCTGCGTggagatgtaaaaataatcacGTCGCTCTGTCCTGCGCAGGTTTACAGCAGTGGGGAGAACCTTCTGGCTGTGGACAGGCTGTCTCTCGCTGTGGGGAAGGGCGAGTGTTTYGGCCTCCTGGGYTTCAACGGAGCAGGAAAGACCACGACGTTTAAGATGCTGACCGGCGACGAGAGCGTCACGTCCGGWGACGCCTACATAGACGGCTACAGCATCCTGAGGGACATTAAGAAGGCGAGTCAGAGAAAGGGACGCCATTTCAGCGAAAGGCGGATTAGATGGTGCTGAAATCTGACACAAAGGTTTTATCTCGTTACTGTCGCAGGTGCAGCAGCGCATTGGTTACTGTCCTCAGTTTGATGCCGTGCTGGATCACATGACAGGAAGAGAGACGCTGAGCATGTACGCCAGACTCAGAGGAATCCCAGAGAAGTATGTAGCTGGATGCGTGGAGAACGTCCTGCGGTCGCTGCTNNNNNNNNNNNNNNNNNNNNNNNNNNNNNNNNNNNNNNNNNNNNNNNNNNNNNNNNNNNNNNNNNNNNNNNNNNNNNNNNNNNNNNNNNNNNNNNNNNNNNNNNNNNNNNNNNNNNNNNNNNNNNNNNNNNNNNNNNNNNNNNNNNNNNNNNNNNNNNNNNNNNNNNNNNNNNNNNNNNNNNNNNNNNNNNNNNNNNNNNNNNNNNNNNNNNNNNNNNNNNNNNNNNNNNNNNNNNNNNNNNNNNNNNNNNNNNNNNNNNNNNNNNNNNNNNNNNNNNNNNNNNNNNNNNNNNNNNNNNNNNNNNNNNNNNNNNNNNNNNNNNNNNNNNNNNNNNNNNNNNNNNNNNNNNNNNNNNNNNNNNNNNNNNNNNNNNNNNNNNNNNNNNNNNNNNNNNNNNNNNNNNNNNNNNNNNNNNNNNNNNNNNNNNNNNNNNNNNNNNNNNNNNNNNNNNNNNNNNNNNNNNNNNNNNNNNNNNNNNNNNNNNNNNNNNNNNNNNNNNNNNNNNNNNNNNNNNNNNNNNNNNNNNNNNNNNNNNNNNNNNNNNNNNNNNNNNNNNNNNNNNNNNNNNNNNNNNNNNNNNNNNNNNNNNNNNNNNNNNNNNNNNNNNNNNNNNNNNNNNNNNNNNNNNNNNNNNNNNNNNNNNNNNNNNNNNNNNNNNNNNNNNNNNNNNNNNNNNNNNNNNNNNNNNNNNNNNNNNNNNNNNNNNNNNNNNNNNNNNNNNNNNNNNNNNNNNNNNNNNNNNNNNNNNNNNNNNNNNNNNNNNNNNNNNNNNNNNNNNNNNNNNNNNNNNNNNNNNNNNNNNNNNNNNNNNNNNNNNNNNNNNNNNNNNNNNNNNNNNNNNNNNNNNNNNNNNNNNNNNNNNNNNNNNNNNNNNNNNNNNNNNNNNNNNNNNNNNNNNNNNNNNNNNNNNNNNNNNNNNNNNNNNNNNNNNNNNNNNNNNNNNNNNNNNNNNNNNNNNNNNNNNNNNNNNNNNNNNNNNNNNNNNNNNNNNNNNNNNNNNNNNNNNNNNNNNNNNNNNNNNNNNNNNNNNNNNNNNNNNNNNNNNNNNNNNNNNNNNNNNNNNNNNNNNNNNNNNNNNNNNNNNNNNNNNNNNNNNNNNNNNNNNNNNNNNNNNNNNNNNNNNNNNNNNNNNNNNNNNNNNNNNNNNNNNNNNNNNNNNNNNNNNNNNNNNNNNNNNNNNNNNNNNNNNNNNNNNNNNNNNNNNNNNNNNNNNNNNNNNNNNNNNNNNNNNNNNNNNNNNNNNNNNNNNNNNNNNNNNNNNNNNNNNNNNNNNNNNNNNNNNNNNNNNNNNNNNNNNNNNNNNNNNNNNNNNNNNNNNNNNNN
Proteins encoded in this window:
- the abca3b gene encoding ATP-binding cassette sub-family A member 3, producing MAMGAQLIGMFEGKGTGIQWSNLLDSVTVDDDFSMAQVLCLLLFDSVLYGLVAWYMEAVFPGEYGVPLPSYFFLLPSYWCSSPRMAIVNEKEEEEDAEKAMKGEFIEEEPAGVVSGIKIKHLTKEFKVGNKTRQAVRDLTLNMFEGQITVVLGHNGAGKTTTLSMLTGLFPPSGGRAYINGYDICQDMALIRRSLGLCPQHDVLFDNLTVREHLLFYAQLKGFPKEQISDEVDRIICILNLEDKRHSRSKTLSGGMKRKLSIGIALIGDSKVVMLDEPTSGMDPSARRATWDLLQGEKRGRTILLTTHFMDEADLLGDRIAIMAGGELQCCGSPLFLKNKYGAGYHMVIVKDSLCNVSEITRLVHMYVPNATMESSAGAELSYILPKESTSRFELLFAELEMNKEELGIASYGASVTTMEEVFLRLGHKIFLIFIPHGLIFTVVALVVARTLPNHQDAPMLRLALSHYGPTRVPVALQPGAGSLSSSLAEMYTSQLLEQLGELRNITDFTNYVLTNAKAEGGVFNERCVVGAAFLGRSSRYSEATAYFNNQGYHTPATALMMVDNALFKLLAGPNASILTGNYPMPRNLSETARSQLTDSKTGFAIAINLMYGMASLSSTFALLLVTESAIKSKHVQQVSGVYLSNFWFSALLWDLVNFLLPCLLMLVVFQAFGVEAFVADHHLIDVLLILLLYGWAIVPLMYLLSFFFSTAATAYTRLTIFNMISGTATFLTVTIMTIPELNLVHLSHLLDKVFLIFPNYCLGMSFSQFYQNYEFIKFCTSSEISEVICKVLNITYQPNYFSMSEPGVGRFLVSLSVQGVVFNALLFVIELQCVRTXCRLFTSLGRKRKQVTLLDDAAFLPEDRDVAEERKRVLDCQPVVESMVGSPLILHELSKVYSSGENLLAVDRLSLAVGKGECFGLLGFNGAGKTTTFKMLTGDESVTSGDAYIDGYSILRDIKKVQQRIGYCPQFDAVLDHMTGRETLSMYARLRGIPEKYVAGCVENVLRSL